Proteins from a genomic interval of Rubinisphaera italica:
- the rpsK gene encoding 30S ribosomal protein S11 — MAKQKKKKIRRNVTKAIAHIKATFNNTLVTITDTNGEVLCWAAAGTVGFKGSRKSTPFAAQRAAEVCADRAKKFGVREMEVRVKGPGSGRESAITGLQTPGIAVRLIEDVTPLPHNGCRPPKKRRV; from the coding sequence GTGGCGAAGCAGAAGAAGAAAAAGATCCGTCGTAATGTGACTAAGGCGATTGCCCACATTAAGGCGACATTCAATAACACATTGGTGACGATTACCGACACTAATGGTGAAGTCCTTTGCTGGGCCGCGGCTGGCACAGTCGGGTTCAAGGGCAGTCGAAAAAGTACACCTTTTGCTGCTCAGCGAGCGGCAGAAGTCTGTGCAGACCGCGCCAAAAAGTTTGGCGTCCGAGAAATGGAAGTCCGTGTGAAGGGGCCAGGTTCAGGCCGTGAAAGTGCAATCACTGGTTTGCAGACGCCGGGCATTGCTGTTCGTCTGATTGAAGATGTTACCCCATTGCCACATAATGGTTGCCGCCCTCCGAAGAAGCGACGCGTCTGA
- the rpsM gene encoding 30S ribosomal protein S13, with the protein MPRVQGVDIPNNKAFYISLTYLYGIGRHTAIEICRRMGVEPTTKAKDLSDDDIAQLNNLLDTDYVIEGQLRRQTQQHIARLREIQCYRGSRHRRGLPVRGQRTSTNARTRKGVRKTVAGKKGVKDMRH; encoded by the coding sequence ATGCCACGTGTTCAGGGTGTTGATATTCCGAACAACAAAGCGTTTTATATCTCGTTGACCTATCTTTACGGGATTGGTCGACATACTGCGATTGAAATTTGCCGTCGTATGGGTGTGGAGCCCACGACTAAGGCAAAAGACTTGAGCGATGATGATATTGCTCAGTTGAACAATCTGCTCGATACCGATTATGTGATCGAAGGTCAATTGCGACGTCAGACTCAGCAGCACATTGCCCGTTTGCGGGAGATTCAGTGCTATCGTGGGTCCCGTCACCGTCGCGGGCTGCCTGTGCGTGGTCAACGAACCAGTACCAATGCTCGTACTCGCAAAGGTGTACGTAAGACGGTTGCCGGTAAAAAGGGTGTTAAGGATATGCGACACTAA